In the Kitasatospora terrestris genome, one interval contains:
- a CDS encoding glycoside hydrolase family 48 protein, translating to MSPPRVSALTAALALLAGGLTTAIAVPASAAALQCTVDYSVNDWGSGFTANVAINNKGTAAINGWTLAYAYTGNQTLSGTGWNGTWSQSGKNVSVTNAAYNGTIAAGGSVSAGANFAYSGTNAKPTAFSVNGTACTGAHAAPVTVLTSPSAGASYAAGAAIPLTATATTSDGATVSKVEFYDNTTLIGTATSAPYSFSWTGAASGSHSIYAKAYDSLGASSESTPAGITVAAGPQITATPVSLSVTQGKTGTFTLKLSSQPAANVTVTTARSAGNTGLSVTGGATLTFTPANWSTPQTVTLTADASSTGSATFTSSATGYTASSVSVTELAAGTGVYNDRFLQLYNKIKDPANGYFSPEGIPYHSVETLLVEAPDQGHETTSEAYSYLLWLEAQYGRVTKDWSKFNAAWTLMETYMIPTHADQPTNSFYNASKPATYAPERPLPSDYPAALDTSVTAGQDPIAGELKSAYGTDDIYGMHWLQDVDNVYGYGNSPGKCEAGPADTGPSYINTYQRGAQESVWETIPQPTCDKMVYGGKNGYLDLFVKDSSYAKQWKFTDAPDADARAIQAAYWADTWAKAQGNGSQVATTVAKAGKMGDYLRYSFFDKYFKKIGNCVGPSTCAAGTGKDSSHYLLSWYYAWGGATDTNAGWAWRIGDGAAHGGYQNPMAAYALVNDAAMAPKSATGKADWTTSLGRQVEFVQWLQSSEGAIAGGATNSWDGSYATPPAGTPTFYGMYYDEAPVYHDPPSNQWFGFQAWGLERVAEYYYASGDTRAKAVLDKWVTWALANTTFNADGSYRIPSTLAWSGKPDTWNATAPGANTGLHVSVVDYTQDVGVAGSYAKLLSYYAAKSGNTAAKTAAQKLLDGMWGNNQDALGISVPETRTDYSRFKDSLSVPSGWTGTMPNGDPISSASTFLSIRSWYKNDPAFAKVQAYLDGGAAPVFTYHRFWAQADIATAMATYGELFGG from the coding sequence ATGTCCCCACCGCGCGTCTCCGCGCTGACCGCCGCGCTGGCCCTCCTGGCCGGCGGACTCACCACCGCGATCGCCGTTCCGGCCTCCGCCGCCGCCCTGCAGTGCACCGTCGACTACTCGGTCAACGACTGGGGCAGCGGCTTCACCGCCAACGTCGCGATCAACAACAAGGGCACCGCCGCGATCAACGGTTGGACGCTCGCGTACGCCTACACCGGCAACCAGACGCTGTCCGGTACCGGCTGGAACGGCACCTGGTCGCAGTCCGGCAAGAACGTCTCGGTCACCAACGCCGCGTACAACGGGACGATCGCGGCCGGCGGCTCGGTCTCCGCCGGGGCCAACTTCGCGTACAGCGGCACCAATGCCAAGCCGACCGCGTTCTCGGTCAACGGCACCGCCTGCACCGGTGCCCACGCGGCGCCGGTCACCGTGCTCACCAGCCCCTCCGCCGGGGCGAGTTACGCGGCCGGGGCGGCCATCCCGCTGACCGCCACGGCGACCACCAGCGACGGCGCGACCGTCTCCAAGGTCGAGTTCTACGACAACACCACCCTGATCGGCACCGCCACCAGCGCGCCGTACAGCTTCAGTTGGACCGGTGCCGCCTCCGGCAGCCACTCGATCTACGCCAAGGCGTACGACAGCCTCGGCGCCTCCAGCGAGTCCACCCCCGCGGGCATCACGGTCGCCGCCGGGCCGCAGATCACCGCGACCCCGGTGAGCCTGTCGGTCACCCAGGGCAAGACCGGCACCTTCACCCTGAAGCTGTCGTCCCAGCCCGCCGCCAACGTGACCGTCACCACCGCCCGTTCGGCCGGCAACACCGGCCTGAGCGTCACCGGCGGCGCGACGCTGACCTTCACCCCGGCGAACTGGTCGACCCCGCAGACCGTCACGCTCACCGCGGACGCGAGTTCGACCGGCTCGGCGACCTTCACCTCCTCCGCCACCGGCTACACCGCCTCCAGCGTGTCGGTGACCGAGCTGGCCGCGGGCACCGGCGTGTACAACGACCGCTTCCTGCAGCTCTACAACAAGATCAAGGACCCGGCGAACGGCTACTTCTCGCCGGAGGGCATCCCCTACCACTCGGTGGAGACCCTGCTGGTCGAGGCCCCCGACCAGGGCCACGAGACCACCTCCGAGGCGTACAGCTACCTGCTGTGGCTGGAGGCGCAGTACGGACGCGTGACCAAGGACTGGTCGAAGTTCAACGCGGCGTGGACGCTCATGGAGACGTACATGATCCCCACCCACGCCGACCAGCCGACCAACTCCTTCTACAACGCCTCCAAGCCGGCCACCTACGCGCCCGAGCGGCCGCTGCCCAGCGACTACCCGGCCGCCCTGGACACCTCGGTCACCGCCGGCCAGGACCCGATCGCCGGCGAGCTGAAGAGCGCGTACGGCACCGACGACATCTACGGCATGCACTGGCTGCAGGACGTCGACAACGTCTACGGCTACGGCAACTCGCCCGGCAAGTGCGAGGCCGGACCGGCCGACACCGGCCCGTCCTACATCAACACCTACCAGCGCGGCGCGCAGGAGTCGGTGTGGGAGACCATCCCGCAGCCCACCTGCGACAAGATGGTCTACGGCGGCAAGAACGGCTACCTGGACCTGTTCGTCAAGGACAGCTCCTACGCCAAGCAGTGGAAGTTCACCGACGCGCCGGACGCCGACGCGCGCGCCATCCAGGCCGCGTACTGGGCCGACACCTGGGCCAAGGCCCAGGGCAACGGCTCGCAGGTCGCCACCACCGTCGCCAAGGCGGGCAAGATGGGCGACTACCTGCGGTACTCGTTCTTCGACAAGTACTTCAAGAAGATCGGCAACTGCGTCGGCCCCTCCACCTGCGCCGCCGGCACCGGCAAGGACTCCTCGCACTACCTGCTGTCCTGGTACTACGCCTGGGGCGGTGCCACCGACACCAACGCCGGCTGGGCCTGGCGGATCGGCGACGGGGCCGCGCACGGCGGCTACCAGAACCCGATGGCCGCCTACGCCCTGGTCAACGACGCCGCGATGGCGCCCAAGTCGGCCACCGGCAAGGCCGACTGGACCACCAGCCTGGGCCGCCAGGTCGAGTTCGTGCAGTGGCTGCAGTCCAGCGAGGGCGCGATCGCGGGCGGTGCCACCAACAGCTGGGACGGCAGCTACGCCACCCCGCCGGCCGGCACCCCGACCTTCTACGGCATGTACTACGACGAGGCGCCGGTCTACCACGACCCGCCGTCCAACCAGTGGTTCGGCTTCCAGGCCTGGGGCCTGGAGCGGGTCGCCGAGTACTACTACGCCAGCGGCGACACCCGGGCCAAGGCCGTCCTGGACAAGTGGGTGACCTGGGCGCTGGCCAACACCACCTTCAACGCCGACGGCAGCTACCGGATCCCGTCCACGCTCGCCTGGAGCGGCAAGCCGGACACCTGGAACGCCACCGCGCCGGGCGCCAACACCGGCCTGCACGTGTCGGTGGTCGACTACACCCAGGACGTCGGCGTGGCCGGCTCCTACGCCAAGCTGCTGTCCTACTACGCCGCAAAGTCCGGCAACACCGCGGCGAAGACCGCCGCGCAGAAGCTGCTCGACGGCATGTGGGGCAACAACCAGGACGCGCTGGGCATCTCCGTCCCGGAGACCCGCACGGACTACAGCCGGTTCAAGGACTCGTTGTCCGTGCCGTCCGGCTGGACCGGGACCATGCCGAACGGCGACCCGATCAGCTCCGCGTCCACCTTCCTGTCCATCCGCTCCTGGTACAAGAACGACCCCGCCTTCGCCAAGGTCCAGGCCTACCTGGACGGCGGCGCGGCGCCGGTCTTCACCTACCACCGCTTCTGGGCGCAGGCCGACATCGCCACCGCGATGGCGACCTACGGTGAGCTCTTCGGGGGCTGA
- a CDS encoding S8 family peptidase — MSVPRIRRTRIAAACLALATAGAIALPAGTAAAAPQGAQAAGPLLSYVVNTKANHGQVQKTEREIAAAGGTVVASYEQIGVVIARSDDPGFAAALRKSNAVQSVGASRTKGILATEMDSAVERVATPAAAPSDGSEPLWANQWDMRQIGVDRAHQTSLGSRNVVVGVLDSGVDATHEELAANVDPSLSASCLSGKADQTWAAWQPTTSDHGTHVAGTIAAAKNGKGIEGIAPNVRIAAVKVVDDGGFIYPEYAICGFVWAGQHHFNVTNNSYYIDPWLFNCAGDPDQAAVMTGVRRAVEFSRQGGVLNVAAAGNENYDLAHKTTDTSSPDDTTPVERQIDNDCLSLPTELPGVVVTTSVGVKGDKSYYSSYGLGKATVAAPGGDRRFQIPDTPDQNGRILSTVRGGYAYMQGTSMASPHAAGVAALLASTHPWAGPDALRALLMAQADAHACPASFDPTGDGAYKATCEGVTAYNGFYGAGIINAAKAVR, encoded by the coding sequence ATGAGTGTTCCTCGGATACGCCGGACCCGGATCGCGGCGGCCTGCCTCGCGCTCGCCACCGCCGGCGCCATCGCCCTGCCGGCCGGCACCGCCGCGGCGGCCCCCCAGGGCGCCCAGGCGGCCGGGCCACTGCTCAGCTACGTGGTCAACACCAAGGCCAACCACGGTCAGGTCCAGAAGACCGAGCGCGAGATCGCCGCCGCGGGCGGCACCGTCGTCGCCTCGTACGAGCAGATCGGCGTCGTGATCGCCCGCTCGGACGACCCCGGCTTCGCCGCGGCCCTGCGCAAGTCCAACGCGGTGCAGTCGGTCGGCGCCAGCCGGACCAAGGGCATCCTCGCCACCGAGATGGACTCCGCGGTCGAACGGGTCGCCACTCCCGCCGCCGCGCCGTCCGACGGCAGCGAACCGCTCTGGGCCAACCAGTGGGACATGCGCCAGATCGGCGTCGACCGCGCCCACCAGACCTCCCTCGGCAGCCGCAACGTCGTGGTCGGCGTGCTCGACTCGGGCGTCGACGCCACCCACGAGGAGCTCGCGGCCAACGTGGACCCCTCGCTCTCCGCCTCCTGCCTCAGCGGCAAGGCGGACCAGACCTGGGCCGCCTGGCAGCCCACCACCAGCGACCACGGCACGCACGTCGCCGGGACGATCGCCGCCGCCAAGAACGGCAAGGGCATCGAGGGCATCGCGCCGAACGTGCGGATCGCCGCGGTGAAGGTCGTCGACGACGGCGGCTTCATCTACCCCGAGTACGCGATATGCGGCTTCGTCTGGGCCGGTCAGCACCACTTCAACGTGACCAACAACAGCTACTACATCGACCCGTGGCTGTTCAACTGCGCCGGCGACCCCGACCAGGCCGCCGTGATGACCGGCGTCCGGCGCGCGGTGGAGTTCTCCCGGCAGGGCGGCGTGCTCAACGTCGCCGCGGCGGGCAACGAGAACTACGACCTCGCCCACAAGACCACCGACACCTCCAGCCCCGACGACACCACCCCGGTCGAGCGGCAGATCGACAACGACTGCCTGTCGCTGCCGACCGAGCTGCCGGGCGTCGTGGTCACCACCTCGGTGGGCGTGAAGGGCGACAAGTCCTACTACTCCAGCTACGGGCTGGGCAAGGCGACCGTGGCCGCCCCCGGCGGCGACCGCCGCTTCCAGATCCCGGACACCCCGGACCAGAACGGCCGGATCCTCTCCACCGTGCGCGGCGGCTACGCCTACATGCAGGGCACCTCGATGGCCTCCCCGCACGCCGCGGGCGTCGCCGCGCTGCTCGCCTCCACCCACCCGTGGGCCGGCCCGGACGCGCTGCGCGCGCTGCTGATGGCCCAGGCTGACGCCCACGCCTGCCCGGCGAGCTTCGACCCGACCGGCGACGGCGCCTACAAGGCCACCTGCGAGGGCGTCACCGCCTACAACGGTTTCTACGGCGCGGGCATCATCAACGCCGCCAAGGCCGTCCGCTGA
- a CDS encoding FAD-dependent monooxygenase — protein MRGGRVAVVGGSIAGCAAALAAWRAGATEVVVFERSAERLQDRGVGLVLHNDRYAELEAAGHLDAGMPWLPMERRPWIVRDGEDRAGRTVGALEFPFRAYGWSSLWSGLRDRLPDAVDHRTGTAVTEVLPEPDGARVRLADGTEERFDLVVGADGYRSTVRSAMYPGLEAEYGGYVAWRGTLPAADLPGPAGAFPERDAPTIVYPGGHMIIYRIPGATGVDVNWVLYATPPGAADTPPGRELTDELREFQQDLMDRHFPPFWRETVRRTPAEAAFVQPIYDLAVEHVARGRLVLLGDAAAIARPHTGSGAIKALQDAAVLEEALRPDGGLDAALAAYDAKRAPVGKAILGLGRSLGRALVQQTPDWAALDQAALDAWWSTTGGQTGGVALLSPGRR, from the coding sequence ATGCGCGGGGGCAGGGTGGCCGTGGTCGGCGGCAGCATCGCGGGGTGTGCGGCGGCACTCGCCGCCTGGCGGGCGGGCGCCACCGAGGTGGTGGTGTTCGAGCGGAGCGCCGAGCGGCTCCAGGACCGGGGCGTCGGCCTGGTCCTGCACAACGACCGGTACGCGGAGCTGGAGGCGGCCGGGCACCTGGACGCCGGCATGCCGTGGCTGCCGATGGAACGCCGCCCGTGGATCGTCCGGGACGGCGAGGACCGGGCCGGACGCACGGTCGGCGCCCTGGAGTTCCCGTTCCGCGCGTACGGCTGGAGCTCGCTCTGGAGCGGCCTGCGCGACCGGCTGCCGGACGCCGTGGACCACCGGACCGGCACCGCCGTCACGGAGGTGCTGCCCGAGCCGGACGGCGCGCGGGTGCGGCTGGCCGACGGCACCGAGGAGCGCTTCGACCTGGTGGTCGGCGCGGACGGCTACCGCTCGACGGTCCGCAGCGCCATGTACCCCGGGCTGGAGGCCGAGTACGGCGGCTACGTCGCCTGGCGCGGCACCCTGCCCGCCGCCGACCTGCCCGGGCCGGCCGGGGCCTTCCCCGAACGGGACGCGCCGACCATCGTGTACCCCGGCGGGCACATGATCATCTACCGGATCCCCGGAGCGACCGGGGTGGACGTCAACTGGGTCCTCTACGCCACGCCGCCGGGCGCGGCCGACACCCCGCCCGGACGCGAGCTCACCGACGAACTGCGGGAATTCCAGCAGGATCTGATGGACCGGCACTTCCCGCCGTTCTGGCGCGAGACGGTGCGGCGGACGCCCGCCGAGGCCGCGTTCGTCCAGCCGATCTACGACCTCGCGGTCGAGCACGTCGCGCGGGGCCGGCTGGTGCTGCTGGGGGACGCCGCGGCGATAGCCCGGCCGCACACCGGCAGCGGCGCGATCAAGGCGCTGCAGGACGCCGCCGTGCTGGAGGAGGCGCTGCGCCCGGACGGCGGCCTGGACGCGGCGCTGGCGGCGTACGACGCGAAGCGGGCGCCGGTCGGGAAGGCGATCCTCGGCCTCGGCCGGAGCCTCGGGCGCGCGCTGGTCCAGCAGACCCCGGACTGGGCCGCCCTGGACCAGGCGGCGCTGGACGCGTGGTGGAGCACCACGGGCGGGCAGACGGGCGGGGTGGCGCTGCTCTCGCCGGGCCGGCGCTAG
- a CDS encoding HipA family kinase: MLEKVTAVRYVDPLRAGGSVPGVVETDDLGTYVVKFTGAAQGLKALIAEVIVGELARRLGLRVPPLVLVDFDPAVAAAEPDQEIQDLLRASRGVNLGMDLLPGARDFRPGMIEVAPSEAGRIVWLDALTGNVDRTVHNPNLMVWHGRLWLIDNGAGLIFHHRWSGARASLLKAYDLSGHALGAHGPDVAAADRELAPRVTAELLREVVALVPDAWLADEPGFGSPDEVREAYVGHLAARAAGSAHWLPTCFATPEELRAAEERKAAATLAGRPAWLKQVPNRAGLASVEQDWSRHVGD; encoded by the coding sequence ATGCTCGAAAAGGTGACCGCCGTCCGGTACGTCGACCCGCTGCGGGCGGGCGGATCGGTGCCCGGCGTGGTGGAGACCGACGACCTGGGCACCTACGTGGTGAAGTTCACCGGCGCCGCGCAGGGCCTGAAGGCGCTGATCGCCGAGGTGATCGTCGGTGAACTGGCCCGCCGGCTCGGGCTGCGGGTGCCGCCGCTGGTGCTGGTCGACTTCGACCCGGCGGTGGCCGCCGCCGAGCCGGACCAGGAGATCCAGGACCTGCTGCGGGCCAGCCGCGGCGTCAACCTGGGCATGGACCTGCTGCCCGGCGCCCGCGACTTCCGCCCCGGCATGATCGAGGTCGCGCCGTCGGAGGCCGGCCGGATCGTCTGGCTGGACGCCCTCACCGGCAACGTCGACCGCACCGTCCACAACCCCAACCTGATGGTCTGGCACGGCCGGCTCTGGCTGATCGACAACGGCGCCGGGCTGATCTTCCACCACCGCTGGTCCGGCGCCCGCGCCTCGCTGCTCAAGGCGTACGACCTCAGCGGGCACGCGCTCGGCGCGCACGGGCCGGACGTGGCCGCCGCCGACCGCGAGCTCGCACCCCGGGTGACGGCCGAACTGCTGCGCGAGGTGGTCGCGCTGGTCCCGGACGCGTGGCTGGCCGACGAACCGGGTTTCGGCTCCCCGGACGAGGTCCGGGAGGCGTACGTGGGCCACCTCGCGGCCCGCGCCGCCGGGTCCGCGCACTGGCTGCCGACCTGCTTCGCCACCCCCGAGGAGTTGCGGGCCGCCGAGGAGCGGAAGGCCGCCGCCACCCTGGCCGGCCGGCCGGCGTGGCTGAAGCAGGTGCCCAACCGGGCCGGCCTCGCCTCCGTCGAGCAGGACTGGAGCCGACACGTCGGGGATTGA
- a CDS encoding SRPBCC family protein, whose product MGKVYATTERVYQAAPTRVYEALADYTGTRPKILPAQYSEYEVRAGGTGAGTQVHWKLQATEKRVRDCLFTVSAPSPEKLVETDANSSMVITWTVSAVGEAQARVTVEASWTGAGGIGGFFERTFAPKGLNRIHDQVLANLADQL is encoded by the coding sequence ATGGGCAAGGTGTACGCGACCACCGAGCGGGTCTACCAGGCCGCGCCGACGCGGGTGTACGAGGCGCTGGCCGACTACACGGGGACCCGGCCGAAGATCCTGCCCGCGCAGTACAGCGAGTACGAGGTGCGGGCCGGCGGCACCGGCGCGGGGACGCAGGTGCACTGGAAGCTCCAGGCGACCGAGAAGCGGGTGCGGGACTGCCTGTTCACCGTCTCCGCGCCCAGCCCGGAGAAGCTGGTGGAGACCGACGCCAACTCCTCGATGGTGATCACCTGGACGGTGTCGGCGGTCGGTGAGGCGCAGGCCAGGGTCACCGTCGAGGCGAGCTGGACCGGCGCGGGCGGCATCGGCGGCTTCTTCGAGCGCACCTTCGCGCCGAAGGGCCTCAACCGCATCCACGACCAGGTGCTCGCCAACCTGGCCGACCAGCTCTAG